The Megachile rotundata isolate GNS110a chromosome 8, iyMegRotu1, whole genome shotgun sequence genome has a segment encoding these proteins:
- the LOC100874625 gene encoding SUZ RNA-binding domain-containing, with the protein MSTVDDVLESWEEIEESEAIDKKLDALQLNAVGALEEIESSSFKTTHSTNTRMIMLGDDGIRSQYVPPKPTVKILKRPTRDSQGSGDGPLVNGDKPKQPIKSLKQREQEYAEARKRILGEEKSPEEKLLHEINRIQPKSITSSSSNLPSNVLRMPLGPDGTRGFNVRR; encoded by the exons ATGTCAACTGTTGATGACgttttagaaagttgggaagaaattgaagaatcagAA GCTATTGACAAAAAGTTGGATGCCCTCCAGTTAAATGCAGTAGGAGCACTAGAAGAAATAGAATCTTCTAG TTTCAAAACCACTCATAGCACAAACACAAGAATGATAATGCTGGGCGATGATGGTATAAGGTCTCAGTACGTACCTCCAAAACCAACAGTAAAGATACTGAAAAGACCTACGAGAGATTCGCAAGGTAGCGGAGATGGACCATTAGTGAATGGAGATAAACCAAAACAGCCTATTAAATCTTTAAAACag agaGAACAAGAATATGCGGAAGCAAGAAAGAGGATTCTAGGTGAAGAAAAAAGTCCAGAAGAGAAGCTGTTGCATGAAATAAATAGAATACAACCAAAGTCAATCACGTCAAGTAGTAGTAATTTGCCAAGTAATGTTCTTCGTATGCCTCTTGGACCAGATGGAACACGAGGATTCAATGTACGCAGGTAG
- the LOC100884031 gene encoding late secretory pathway protein AVL9 homolog — MAESVGPILHVIVVGFHHKKGCQVEYSFPPLVPGAPNECPLGWKYLPTLALPDGSHNYDEDTVFFHLPSLNDPKCTIYGISCFRQIPVEKLKNRTSDITRGTVQKSVCVLSTLPLYGHIQVKMALITHAYFDEGDFSKVSLLEDTYHHLNSCMSSESQIPPQVFVGLSARDFILQFRHKVLLLFKLLLLEKKIVFYQSPVQPLCATILTLLSLYPGMIEHGLQQAACVRPSRPMSPIPTFDEEEISTKNIDNNVSSTNSVKNNISDTIKEHINGNSNRNSLCINDNKAIETMESKCLDEFKNITLQKNNNENENLSMKVIEVESAQECTESYVEENNSVYSSKSNDNVHRVQSINTITLGTADTDNPLPRDTSNDALSDARLTNNITQIAHINPELCGLPLSIFTKGYLCLPYLSLPYLDLLADINVRGYIVGATNVLFKQKKQLIDVLVEVENTRIETSDPELRRQLHLTTEDLRFADYIVRHVSEPRKDIFLDGVGWEGGDEWIRTQFRVYLLSMLRTSLQQDTRQSDHYNSAFMAAWRTTNNYKIWSSTNKPEINSIDPGHPFAGQLSVQDMKLRLSHTMQNTESGRKLNQAMASTGRAVATTGKAVGGALSQAKGAFSNWWSTLTTVQPVEEGKADNQTTIIHQTLSNITNKTAIEDEEMDVSTNNTNLGVAVD; from the exons ATGGCAGAATCGGTAGGACCAATACTTCATGTAATTGTTGTCGGATTTCATCACAAAAAAGGGTGTCAA GTAGAATATTCATTTCCTCCTTTGGTGCCCGGAGCTCCAAACGAATGTCCATTGGGGTGGAAATATTTACCGACTTTAGCTTTACCAGATGGATCTCATAATTATGACGAAGATACAGTTTTTTTTCATTTACCTAGTTTAAATGATCCAAAATGCACAATATATGGAATTTCATGTTTTAGACAAATTCCTGTTGag aaattaaagaatcgTACATCTGATATAACAAGAGGAACTGTTCAGAAATCTGTTTGTGTATTAAGTACCTTACCATTATATGGTCATATTCAAGTAAAAATGGCTTTGATAACACATGCATACTTTGACGAAGGTGACTTTAGTAAAGTATCATTATTAGAAGATACTTATCATCATCTTAATTCTTGTATGAGCAGTGAAAGTCAAATACCGCCCCAAGTTTTTGTTG GATTATCTGCGAGAGactttatattgcaatttcgTCACAAagttcttttattatttaaactacTTCTGTTGGAGAAAAAGATAGTTTTTTATCAGTCACCAGTACAACCATTATGTGCTACTATATtaacattactctcattatatccTGGTATGATCGAACATGGTTTACAACAAGCTGCATGTGTTag acCCTCAAGGCCTATGTCACCCATTCCTACATTTGATGAAGAAGAAATATCAACAaagaatattgataataacGTATCTTCTACGAATTCTGTTAAAAACAACATATCAGATACAATAAAAGAACACATTAATGGAAATTCGAACAGAAACTCCTTATGTATAAACGATAATAAAGCTATTGAAACTATGGAAAGCAAATGTTTAGAcgaatttaaaaacataacactacaaaagaataataatgaaaatgagaatttgaGCATGAAAGTGATCGAAGTTGAATCTGCACAGGAATGTACTGAATCTTATGTGGAAGAAAATAATTCTGTGTATTCATCAAAATCAAATGACAATGTACACAGGGTACAGAgtataaatacaattacattAGGCACAGCAGATACTGACAATCCGTTACCACGCGATACAAGTAACGATGCACTCTCTGATGCACGTTTGACAAATAACATTACTCAGATCGCTCATATAAATCCAGAACTTTGTGGTTTACCATTAAGTATATTTACAAAG ggCTACCTGTGTTTACCATATCTATCTTTACCATATTTGGATCTTTTGGCAGATATTAATGTTAGAGGATATATAGTGGGAGCaacaaatgttttatttaaGCAGAAAAAACAACTTATCGATGTGCTAGTAGAG GTCGAAAATACACGAATAGAAACAAGTGATCCAGAATTAAGAAGACAACTGCATCTTACGACCGAAGATCTGAGATTTGCGGATTATATAGTTAGACATGTCTCAGAGCCACGTAAAGATATTTTTTTAGATGGTGTAGGCTGGGAAGGTGGAGATGAATGGATTAGAACTCAATTTCGAGTTtatttattaagtatgttacgAACATCGCTACAACAAGATACTCGACAGTCGGACCATTATAATTCTGCATTTATGGCTGCTTGGCGTACAACGAACAACTACAAGATCTGGAGTAGTACTAATAAACCAGAAATTAATAGCATAGATCCTGGACATCCATTTGCAGGACAATTATCTGTACAAGATATGAAATTACGGTTATCACA CACAATGCAAAATACGGAAAGTGGCAGAAAATTAAATCAAGCGATGGCATCAACCGGAAGAGCAGTTGCAACAACAGGAAAAGCTGTAG gtGGTGCACTTTCACAAGCTAAAGGAGCATTTTCTAATTGGTGGAGTACATTAACAACAGTTCAACCTGTTGAAGAAGGAAAGGCTGACAATCAaactacaattatacatcaaacACTTTCAAACATAACTAACAAAACTGCTATCGAAGACGAAGAAATGGACGTATCTACCAATAATACGAATCTAGGAGTGGCTGTAGATTAA